The sequence CGAGGCTACCGTACGTGGCGATAAGTCATCTACTCTGCCTATTAATAATAATGTATATATCTATCCTTCGTTCTCAGGTAGCGTTGTGTTCTCTGAGTTCATCAAGAACAAGAGCCTGATTAACTATGGTAAGATTCGTGCTTCGTGGGCACAGGTAGGTAGCGATACCGATCCTTATCAGCTGGCGCTGAACTACACCACAGGTAAGTACTCTTACGGTGGTTATGTAATTGGTATGATTAACAACAACACCCAGCCTAACAAGGACCTGAAGCCAACCCGTACCAACAGCTTTGAGCTGGGATTGGAGATGAAATTCTTCAAGGGCCGTCTGGGTCTGGATGTAACTTACTACAACCAGTTGTCAAAGGATCAGATTATCGGTCTGGCTTCTTCATCAACATCTGGTTATAACTATCGCCTCATCAACGCTGGTGAGATTCAGAACAAGGGTATCGAGATTGCACTCAACGGTCGCGTGCTGCAGATCAAGGATTTCGCATGGGATGCTGGTGCAAACTTCTCAAAGAACACCAATAAGGTTAAGTCGCTCATCGACGGTATGGACTACTTCGAGCTTGAGAAGGCAACCTGGTGTGGTGTTAGCGTAGGTGCCGAGGTTGGTAAGAACTACGGTTCAATCATCGGTAAGGACTTTAAGCGCACAGCCGACGGACAGGTAATTATCAATGCCGAGAGCGGTCTGCCAGTTGTTGACGATCAGACTCACACACTGGGTAACGCCTCATGGGATTGGACTGGTGGTTTCTATTCTACCTTTACTTATAAGAACTTCCGCCTCTCTGCAGGCTTCGACGTTAAGGTTGGTGCCGATCTCTTCTCAATGTCAATGCGTTCGGCCTATGCTACAGGTAAAGCCAGTGGCACACTCGAGGGCCGCGAGGAGTGGTACCGCTCTGAGGAGCTGCGTAAGCAGGCTAATATGACACTTGATGAGTGGCGTGCTGCCGGAAAGTGCGAGGGACTGATTGTTCCCGGTGTTATCGACAATGGTGATGGTACATACCGTCAGAACGATATTGCCGTTAATCCTGAGTCGTACTGGAAGACAGCTACCGAGAATGCACCATCGATGTTTATCTACGACAACTCGTATGTAAAGTGCCGCGAAATCACCTTCGGTTACACATTCCCTGAGAAGTGGCTGGGTAAGACCGTGAAGGGCCTGAACGTTTCGTTCGTAGCTCGTAACCCATTCATCGTATGGAAGAACATTCCTAACATCGATCCTGACTCTGGTTACAACACCTCAGGACTTGGTTTGGAGTATGGTTCGCTGCCCTCACGCCGCAGCTATGGTATCAATGTTAATGTTAAATTTTAATGAGTATCAGTTATTATGATTACCAAATATATTAAGAAAACCCTTTTCGCTGGTATGGTTGGCTGTACCTTCCTGGCTACTGCATCTTGCAGCGATAGTTACATGGAGAAGCTCAATACCGACGAGACCAAGGCGTCATCGATTGCTCCAAGCGCCCAGCTCACTACAGCATTGCTGCAGACCTATGGCGACTTCGGACTGATGGACACCTATCGTAGCTACATTACTGGTTTTACACAGCACTTCGCAGGTGGATGGAACGTTAGCAACTATGCTGGTAGCGTACATGCACAGGACGATCAGATGCGCCTGATTTGGGACCAGTACTATGCTGTGGCTATCAAGAATATTGTAGATGCCATCGCAAATTCTGAGGATATGCCAAACACCAATGCCGCTCTGCGCATTCACCGTGTTTACCTCATGTCGGTTCTTACCGATACCTATGGCGATATTCCTTGTACCGAGGCTGGTTTAGGCTTTGTTAAAGGTATTTCTAATCCTAAGTACGATACTCAGGAGGAGATTTATAACTTCTTCTTCGATGAGTTGGCTGCTTGTGTAGATCAGCTTGGTACTGGCACCGATAATATTGGTGGCGACGTTACCAGTCTGTATGGCGATCCTGCAGCTTGGCGTAAGTATGCCAATGCCCTGCGCCTGCGCTTTGCTATGCGCATCAGCGATGTGAACCCTACTAAGGCTCAGCAGGAGTTCGAGAAGGCCCTCTCGGCTAATGGCGGTTATATCGCCTCTGAGGCCGACGATGCCTACATTATCTATACCGACAGCCCCTTTACTCTCTACGACGGCTCACGCGACCTTGATTTCCGTGTAAACGCACTTGGCGAGATTCTGTATGGCCAGGATCCTACTTCGCCTACATTTATCTGCTCCACATTCTTCAATATCTTAAAGGATAACAACGACCCACGCCTTTATCGCATCTGCCGTCACTACATCAACACTAATCGTTCGGAGATTAAGCCCGACCGCGAGTGGAATATCGATGTTACCGACGAGGTTAGAGCTTATCTCGACAAGGTTGATACCTATACCGCTTGTGTACCAGGTGCTGCCTGGTGGAGCGATTGGGTAAATGCACCTGCTAACTCTGAGATTCCTACACTCGAGAAGTATGTAAAGATGTATCCCGAGGCTGGTTTCGATCAGAACAACTTCAATGCACGTATGATTCGTCCATTCCTCTCTATCGACTTTGAGATGCCCGAATGTCCTGGTACACTCATCAACTCAGCCGAGGTAGAGTTCCTGCTGGCCGAGGCTAAGCTCAAGGGATGGAATGTTAACGGTACCGTTGAGGAGCACTTCAAGGCTGGTATCAAGGCTTCGATGGCCTGGATGAACAACCACTATCTGCAGAACAAGGATAAGATTGCCGATGCCGATATCGATGCCTACATCAATGGTTTGATGAACGCTGGCGTGCTTACTACCAATGCTAAGGAGGCCATCAACACTCAGGCTTACATCCTGCACATGATGAACCCTGCTGAGGCTTGGGCTAACCTGCGTCGTTCCGACTATCCTGTACTGGCCGATCGTACAAAGCTGGCTATCCGTCCCGACTTTACTTACGACGATGCTAATCTGTCAACACCTAATCGCCTGCGTTACCCTATCCTGGAGAACCAGTACAACAGCGAGAACTACAAGGCTGCCATCGAGCGCATGGGTGGCAAGGACGATTGGCACAAGCGTCTCTGGTGGGACACAAGCGATATCAATGTCGAGTAATAATTTTAAAGAAATAATTGCATTATGATTACTAAGAATATATCAAAATATCTCGCCATGTTCTTCATGGTTTGCGGCATGGCTGCTAATACAGCTTGCACATCTGATGAGGATCCGTTCTTCACGGCTGGCGAGGACGATTATCCCCGTATCCTGAATACGGATATCCCCGAAGGTAAGGGTGGCGAGCCTGGCGTGCTCATGACCATCGAGCGCACCCAGAACTTCCAGTTCGACGTAATGGTTACCCCCGTTAAGTACACCACCGTTACCTGGCTTATCGACGATGAGCAGGTAGCCGAAGGTCTTTCTATCGACACACCTGTACTGGCTGGCGAGCACATCGTAAAGATTGTAGCAGCTACCACTAAGGGGCTTGAAACCTCACGTACCTGCAAGCTCGTTGTTCTGCCTGCCGAGGGCGATCCCTCACTGGCCAGCGACGGCAAATCACGTTGGCTCACTATCGGTAGCACCAAAACTATCGATTGCACCAATGCTACTAACGTAACCAAGGTGTTCGTGGGCAAGCAGGAGGCTAGCAACGTATCGTTTGCAAACGGAAAACTTACCTTTACTGTTCCCAGCATGGCCGAGGGCGAGTACACTGTTGTTATCGAGGCCGATGGCGCACGTTATGGTTGCGGCGTATTCACAGTCAGCAACACCGAGTATGTTGATCCAGGCGTAAAGGAGACTGTACTCTGGGAGGGTAGCACCGAGATTAACTGGGGCGATGCAAACGTTACTGTCTCAGCTGCCGATATGGCTAATGTGCCTGTAGGCGCTACCATCCGTTTGGTTTACGAAATGGCCGATATGCCTGATGGTTATCATGCCCTGCGTATCACCACACCTTGGTGGGGCGATAATGCCGAGGATCAGATCGTAGCTCAGTTCGACCTCACAGCCGACACACCAAACCCATTCGAGTTCACCTACACCGAAGCCAACAAGGCAATCGTAGATGAGCGTGGAGGTATGCTCATCGTAGGTTATGGTTACAAGCTTACAAAAGTGGTTGCTTTAGAAAATGTAGCTCCTGCCGAGACCACCCTTTGGGAAGGCGGCATCGAGATTAACTGGGGCGATGCAAACGTTACTGTCTCAGCTGCCGATATGGCTAATGTGCCTGTTGGCGCTACTGTGCATGTTTACTACCAGATGGCCGATATGCCTGATGGCTATCATGCCCTGCGTATCACCACACCTTGGTGGGGCGATAATGCCGAGGATCAGATTGTAGCTCAGTTCGATCTCACAGCCGACACCGCTAACCCATACGACTTTACCTACACCGAAGCCAACAAGGCAATTGTAGATGAGCGTGGCGGTATGCTCCTTGTAGGCTACGGTTACAAGCTTACCAAGGTAACATTCTCGAAGTAAATAAAACATCTATATTACCATGAAATTTCAAGGGCTGGTATTCCTCCACACGGATACCAGCCCTCATTTTGTTTAACCATTATATCACAACTTATTTTAAGGTGATAATTGCGAAATCTCTCAACCTCTCACTCAAATCTTCTGAAACATGCATAAATACTGGGGATAGAGGAGGATGAGAGGTTTGCTAAACCTCTCACTAAAGCTCTCACTATACCTCTCACTTTTATATCAAAGATGACGAATGCTGAAACTTCTCATAGGGGGAGGTTGAGGGAGAGGTTAGGTGAGAGGTTGGAGCAACCTCTCATGTGGCTGAAATGCTTTGTATATAAAGGTTTCAAAGGTATTGAGTGAGAGGTTGAGATGTTTTTGCAAAAAAATCATGCCACCATTAATGCTGGCATGAGTACTTATTAGATATGACTCCAGTACGCCTTAGGAAGTACTGCAGTCCTCTTACTAAAGGACTCGAGTACTCCTACGGAAGGATTTTCATTACAACTGATGGCTATGTATATATGCTTTGACAGCTCGCTGTACCTCAGTACTTTTTGTTTTGTTGGTTATCAGTTGGTAGATCGGTATTACATCGTCGCCAGTCAGCAGTACGAGCGATAGATTATCGTTATTTGCTTGGTTCCACCATTCAGCAATAGCTTTTGATGATTTCTCTTTGCTGAGAGGTAATTGAGCGAATTCAGTTGAAAGCCTTTGCGTGTTGCCACCATGACATTGTACTGATAGTGCGCCACCTTTTGTAGCTTTCGAATCGATAATTTTCCAATAAACGGGGTTATATACCTCGTTCATACGACGGAACATACTACATAAGAAGCAATCGTCATCGTTTGTATTTTCTTTCAGGCCAGAACGATAGAGTGATAGGATATTTATTCCCATAAGTGCACATTTGAGTACATGGGTGCCAAATCGTTCTACAATACGTTCAGCGCTTTCGTTTTCAAGTGCTTGTTTGAAATCATCAGTCAGGATACGGTCAATATATCGTTCAGTCGGTATCAGCAGTTTCTTTTCATATACGGCGTATCTGTCCATATACATCATAAACGAGTAGTTATCGCTTCGCTCCTTGCTTTCCTTAAACAAAGGATTGCTTGTAAAAGTACCAGCGAAATATACGTCGCCTGGTTCGCCCTCGAGTGTAAATCCTTCTGCTCTACGCAAACCATCCAAGAAAGTCCATGAATACCCAATGCCACTTACCAGACTTCCTGTTCCGCTACTGGCCACAATAGATGTCATCTCGTCTGGTTCTATTTTGTTCAGGTCGATCACATTCTCGCGCAGGCATTCGTTGCTAAGATATGGCCCCGTTATATCGTAACCTGAGCCCAGATATTCTTTTGCAGCAAGAGGCATATCGGCCGATAGGTTGGTGATGGTTTCCTCTTCGGGTACAGCAACTTCGCCCTTGTTAGTAGGGTCGTTATTATCTACGATATCTTCATTATTACTGCTGCAAGAGACGAGAGAGAAGGCAGTAAGCGCAATACATATTGTTCTCCTGAAATTAATTGTAATCATACCTTATATAATTGGTTATAGTGCAAAAGTACTAATTTCTGTCAATACACAAAAAATAATATCCCTATAATTAATGAGGGAAATCCCTATTATTCTATTATCAAGCGTGCTATATTCTAAAATACTTTAGCAGTTCTTTATACATATCTTGGGCTGTAAGACAAGTATCTGTAAGGTAGCCGTTAATATGTCCCCATTCTCGCAGACCTCTATAATAGAATATCTTCAAATCATCTGTAATAATGAATGGAACAATATTATTGGCTAGGCACTCCTTAAACATCAGCAATCGACCAACGCGACCATTACCATCTTGGAAAGGATGAATCTGTTCAAGCCGCACATGGAAGTCAAGAATATCTTCGAATGATTTCTTGCCTTTATGATTATATTCATCCAATAGGGTTTTCAACTGCTTGTGTACATCCTCTGGTGCACAAGTATCCTGTCCACCAACCTCGTTTGGTAATCGTTTATAATCGCCAACGGCAAACCAATCCTTACGACTATCAGAAGTTCCTGATTTCAGCAACAGATGCAGATGCTTTACCAGATTTTCTGTCAGTTTATCCTCTGTATGATCGATGATATAATCGATACAACGGAAGTGATTAACTGTCTCTACAACGTCATCCACATTTATAGCGCTGTCAGTAACACCAATCGTATTAGTTTCAAAAATATATCGAGTCTGATCGTGGGTAAGCTTGCTACCTTCTATATGATTAGAGTTATAAGTAAGGTCTATCTGGGTGCGATGATAAATACCACCTTTTAGTTTCGATGCCTTCTGCTCTCTCAACGCCTTAAGAAGTGGCGATACCTTTTTATTTTTCTCACCACGCTTGGGCAAAGCAGCATCTGCAGGAATATTCCAAGTCTTTCCTGTTAAGAAAGCCCCCTCTATCTTCCCTTGGGCACAATAATTTCGGGCCGTACGCTCAGAAATACCATACTTTTCTGCAAACTTACTAACTGATATATACTCCATGTTTCAACGCTATCGGCAAGTTTTTACGCCAATTCACGCCACAAATATATAACTTTTTGCCGATACCGGCAAGTTTTTGAAACAAAAACCACTAAATACTTCACTTTTTAACTCAATGAATCATGGAGTCGGTTCCATGATTTCCAGTAAATTCGACAGAACGGCGTTTTTTGTTCCCAAGGTGGGAATGGATTGTTCCCTAACTGGGAATAAAATGTTCCCTAGTTGGGAATAAAGTGTTCCAAAGAAGGGAATATCCCCTAAGGAATAGGTCGAACACCTTGTAGGCATAATCTGAATCACTTGTAGACATAATCCGAATGACTCATAGAAATAACTCGAATACAATAACCTATTTTATATATAGTTTATCGAATTTTTCTCTCATCTCTCAACAAATCGCTCAAAACCCGCATAAACACTAGGGATTCGAGCGATGAGAGATTCTAAAAATCCCTCCCTAATCTCTCACTAATCTCTCACCCGATCCCTCCAGACACACACACCTCAGCCAGATTTTAATATTTAAAGAAAAAACCGAAAATAATAGCCAAAAAACTTGCAAAACTTCCTGTGAGGGTTTCCTGAGAGATTGTTGAGAGATTAGGGAGAGATTCCAAAAATCTCTCACCCATCTCAAATCCTTTGTACACGGGCGTTTCGAGAGATTTCTTGAGAGATGAGAGATTTTTTAATATGATATAACAAAAGAAAGCCGCAACCCTGAAAAGGTTGCGGCTCTATTTATATAAGAGGTGTATCGCTTATGCGAATGGATTCTCTGTTGGGTAGTAATCGCCCTTGGGGAAGTTGTAGTCGATCTCGTCAACGGGGATACCCATGTACTTGAGAACCTCCCAGAGATACTTACCCTGATGGCCGAGACAATTTTTCCGCCAATTATTTCTTTGTTTCAGAAAAAATCGTTAA is a genomic window of Xylanibacter ruminicola 23 containing:
- a CDS encoding SusD/RagB family nutrient-binding outer membrane lipoprotein, with the protein product MITKYIKKTLFAGMVGCTFLATASCSDSYMEKLNTDETKASSIAPSAQLTTALLQTYGDFGLMDTYRSYITGFTQHFAGGWNVSNYAGSVHAQDDQMRLIWDQYYAVAIKNIVDAIANSEDMPNTNAALRIHRVYLMSVLTDTYGDIPCTEAGLGFVKGISNPKYDTQEEIYNFFFDELAACVDQLGTGTDNIGGDVTSLYGDPAAWRKYANALRLRFAMRISDVNPTKAQQEFEKALSANGGYIASEADDAYIIYTDSPFTLYDGSRDLDFRVNALGEILYGQDPTSPTFICSTFFNILKDNNDPRLYRICRHYINTNRSEIKPDREWNIDVTDEVRAYLDKVDTYTACVPGAAWWSDWVNAPANSEIPTLEKYVKMYPEAGFDQNNFNARMIRPFLSIDFEMPECPGTLINSAEVEFLLAEAKLKGWNVNGTVEEHFKAGIKASMAWMNNHYLQNKDKIADADIDAYINGLMNAGVLTTNAKEAINTQAYILHMMNPAEAWANLRRSDYPVLADRTKLAIRPDFTYDDANLSTPNRLRYPILENQYNSENYKAAIERMGGKDDWHKRLWWDTSDINVE
- a CDS encoding IPT/TIG domain-containing protein, giving the protein MITKNISKYLAMFFMVCGMAANTACTSDEDPFFTAGEDDYPRILNTDIPEGKGGEPGVLMTIERTQNFQFDVMVTPVKYTTVTWLIDDEQVAEGLSIDTPVLAGEHIVKIVAATTKGLETSRTCKLVVLPAEGDPSLASDGKSRWLTIGSTKTIDCTNATNVTKVFVGKQEASNVSFANGKLTFTVPSMAEGEYTVVIEADGARYGCGVFTVSNTEYVDPGVKETVLWEGSTEINWGDANVTVSAADMANVPVGATIRLVYEMADMPDGYHALRITTPWWGDNAEDQIVAQFDLTADTPNPFEFTYTEANKAIVDERGGMLIVGYGYKLTKVVALENVAPAETTLWEGGIEINWGDANVTVSAADMANVPVGATVHVYYQMADMPDGYHALRITTPWWGDNAEDQIVAQFDLTADTANPYDFTYTEANKAIVDERGGMLLVGYGYKLTKVTFSK
- a CDS encoding lipoprotein, translating into MITINFRRTICIALTAFSLVSCSSNNEDIVDNNDPTNKGEVAVPEEETITNLSADMPLAAKEYLGSGYDITGPYLSNECLRENVIDLNKIEPDEMTSIVASSGTGSLVSGIGYSWTFLDGLRRAEGFTLEGEPGDVYFAGTFTSNPLFKESKERSDNYSFMMYMDRYAVYEKKLLIPTERYIDRILTDDFKQALENESAERIVERFGTHVLKCALMGINILSLYRSGLKENTNDDDCFLCSMFRRMNEVYNPVYWKIIDSKATKGGALSVQCHGGNTQRLSTEFAQLPLSKEKSSKAIAEWWNQANNDNLSLVLLTGDDVIPIYQLITNKTKSTEVQRAVKAYIHSHQL
- a CDS encoding Fic family protein produces the protein MEYISVSKFAEKYGISERTARNYCAQGKIEGAFLTGKTWNIPADAALPKRGEKNKKVSPLLKALREQKASKLKGGIYHRTQIDLTYNSNHIEGSKLTHDQTRYIFETNTIGVTDSAINVDDVVETVNHFRCIDYIIDHTEDKLTENLVKHLHLLLKSGTSDSRKDWFAVGDYKRLPNEVGGQDTCAPEDVHKQLKTLLDEYNHKGKKSFEDILDFHVRLEQIHPFQDGNGRVGRLLMFKECLANNIVPFIITDDLKIFYYRGLREWGHINGYLTDTCLTAQDMYKELLKYFRI